Proteins encoded by one window of Flavobacterium sp. N502540:
- a CDS encoding cation:dicarboxylate symporter family transporter: MNITAPKPSNQPQKSTFRLIVTNLTFWVLIAIIAGILLGHFSPANGVKMEILGAKFIALIKLFIGPIIFLTIVLGISGMGNLKKVGRIGIKALGYFEVVSTVALAIGVAVAYFFKPGKIDKSSLTLGDASQYTTNAAEHFSWLQFFLSNFTLQVLLAAIVCGIALNFYKKREQTILVLERFSNVVFLGLKYVMYLAPVGAFGGMAYTIGKFGLQTLIPLGKLMLCVYLTMALFVFLILGSILRYYKIRILSVLKYIKEELLLVLGTSSSEAALPSIMVKLEQMGCSKSVVGLVIPTGYSFNLDGTSIYLSMSVIFLAQLYDVHLSFFEILSVIGILMITSKGAAGVTGSGFIVLASTLTALHKIPVEGLAFLLGVDKFMSEARAITNLIGNTVATIIISKTERDFTELNLDPVVEE, encoded by the coding sequence ATGAATATAACTGCTCCAAAACCTTCAAATCAACCCCAAAAAAGTACTTTTAGGCTTATCGTTACGAATCTTACTTTTTGGGTTCTTATTGCCATTATTGCTGGAATTTTGCTCGGTCATTTTTCGCCCGCGAATGGGGTGAAAATGGAAATACTGGGAGCTAAGTTTATTGCATTGATCAAACTTTTTATTGGCCCGATTATATTTCTGACGATCGTTTTGGGAATTTCCGGAATGGGGAACCTGAAAAAAGTGGGGCGAATTGGAATTAAAGCACTAGGTTATTTTGAAGTGGTTTCGACTGTAGCTTTGGCTATAGGCGTGGCTGTTGCCTATTTTTTTAAACCCGGCAAAATCGACAAATCCAGTTTGACTTTGGGAGATGCCAGTCAATATACAACGAATGCTGCGGAGCATTTCTCATGGCTGCAGTTTTTCTTGTCCAATTTTACACTCCAGGTTTTACTGGCCGCTATTGTTTGTGGTATTGCATTGAATTTTTATAAAAAAAGAGAACAGACGATTCTGGTTTTAGAACGTTTTTCTAATGTGGTTTTCCTGGGATTAAAATATGTGATGTATCTCGCTCCTGTTGGTGCTTTTGGCGGTATGGCTTACACTATCGGGAAGTTTGGTCTGCAAACACTTATTCCGCTTGGGAAATTGATGTTGTGCGTGTATCTAACGATGGCACTTTTTGTTTTTCTGATTCTGGGAAGCATTCTGAGATATTATAAAATCAGGATTCTCTCTGTTTTGAAATATATTAAGGAAGAGCTTTTACTCGTGTTGGGGACTTCATCTTCTGAGGCAGCTTTACCGAGTATTATGGTGAAACTGGAACAGATGGGATGCAGTAAATCGGTTGTGGGATTGGTGATTCCAACGGGTTATTCTTTTAATTTGGATGGAACTTCAATTTATTTGTCGATGTCGGTAATATTTCTGGCGCAATTGTATGATGTGCATTTGAGTTTCTTTGAGATTTTAAGTGTTATCGGAATTTTGATGATTACCTCAAAAGGTGCTGCCGGAGTAACCGGAAGCGGATTTATTGTGTTGGCTTCAACTTTAACGGCCTTACATAAAATTCCGGTTGAAGGTTTGGCTTTTTTACTGGGGGTTGATAAGTTTATGAGTGAAGCGAGAGCGATTACCAATTTGATTGGAAATACGGTGGCAACAATTATCATTTCGAAAACAGAACGCGATTTTACAGAGCTGAACCTGGATCCTGTTGTAGAGGAATAA
- a CDS encoding nuclear transport factor 2 family protein, which yields MKNYLLVIAFAFFSSALQAQTAQDTLDIKRVALAYIEAQHNPNPKLMESALHPRLVKRSVFRSKAAQKDYISEYFAENMVILAETYNAKGDKFPKNPRKEIKLLDVSARTASVKLLADAWIDYMHIVKTNGEWKIINVLWQYNDVSQHE from the coding sequence ATGAAAAACTATTTATTGGTAATTGCATTTGCATTTTTTTCGTCTGCTCTTCAGGCACAAACCGCTCAGGATACACTTGATATTAAACGTGTTGCTTTGGCTTACATCGAGGCGCAACACAATCCAAATCCGAAATTGATGGAAAGTGCTTTGCATCCCAGATTGGTAAAACGATCTGTCTTTAGAAGTAAAGCTGCTCAGAAAGATTATATTTCAGAATACTTTGCAGAGAATATGGTTATCCTTGCGGAAACGTATAATGCGAAGGGAGACAAATTCCCGAAAAACCCCAGAAAGGAAATAAAGTTATTGGATGTTTCAGCACGTACAGCATCAGTAAAATTACTGGCCGATGCCTGGATTGATTACATGCACATCGTAAAAACCAACGGAGAATGGAAAATCATAAATGTGCTTTGGCAGTACAATGATGTGTCGCAACACGAGTAA
- a CDS encoding NIPSNAP family protein, with product MKRHFLILIALIAFTAKGQNKTTDPIYQLRVYEIFESNKNQFHERFRDHAMRIMKKYNFKITSIWESKSDKKTEFVYFLEWPDETTMKKAWEGFKSDQEWIAIKKEFTAKYGDVVGDIEDRILTKTDYSPK from the coding sequence ATGAAACGACATTTTTTGATTTTAATAGCATTGATAGCCTTTACTGCAAAAGGACAAAATAAAACTACGGACCCTATTTATCAGCTTCGTGTTTATGAAATTTTTGAGTCCAATAAAAATCAGTTCCATGAACGTTTTCGCGATCATGCCATGCGTATCATGAAGAAGTATAATTTTAAGATCACCTCCATCTGGGAATCCAAATCGGACAAAAAAACAGAGTTTGTTTATTTTCTGGAATGGCCGGACGAAACGACTATGAAAAAAGCGTGGGAAGGTTTTAAAAGTGATCAGGAATGGATCGCGATTAAAAAAGAATTTACAGCAAAATATGGCGATGTAGTGGGGGATATTGAAGACCGGATTTTGACAAAGACGGATTATTCCCCAAAATGA
- the dnaX gene encoding DNA polymerase III subunit gamma/tau translates to MEQFVVSARKYRPQTFKDVVGQKAITNTLLNAIDSNHLASALLFTGPRGVGKTTCARILARKINQPGYDDPNEDFAFNVFELDAASNNSVDDIRNLIDQVRIPPQTGQYKVYIIDEVHMLSSAAFNAFLKTLEEPPKHAIFILATTEKHKIIPTILSRCQIFDFKRITVKDAKEHLADVAASQGINFEDDALHIIAQKADGAMRDALSIFDRVVSYCGTNLTRQAVTENLNVLDYETYISITDLLLENKIPDLLLAYNDILAKGFDGHHFIAGLASHFRDLLVSKTPATIALLEVGEQAQQMYGVQAQKCSQDFLLKGIDIANDCDLKYKLSQNQRLLVELCLMQLASINFDGEKKKLSNS, encoded by the coding sequence ATGGAACAATTTGTAGTATCGGCGCGTAAATATCGTCCACAAACATTTAAAGATGTAGTGGGACAGAAAGCCATTACCAACACTTTGTTGAATGCTATTGACAGTAATCACCTTGCTTCTGCTCTTTTATTCACCGGACCGCGTGGTGTTGGAAAAACAACCTGTGCACGTATCCTGGCACGAAAAATAAATCAGCCCGGATATGATGATCCAAATGAAGATTTTGCTTTTAACGTTTTTGAGTTAGATGCTGCTTCAAACAACTCTGTTGATGACATTCGTAATCTGATTGATCAGGTTCGAATCCCACCACAAACCGGACAATATAAAGTGTACATCATTGACGAAGTCCACATGTTGTCTTCGGCAGCTTTTAATGCTTTTCTTAAAACATTGGAAGAACCGCCAAAACATGCTATTTTCATTCTGGCTACAACAGAGAAACACAAAATTATTCCAACGATTTTATCTCGTTGTCAGATTTTTGATTTCAAAAGAATTACGGTAAAAGATGCTAAAGAACACTTAGCTGACGTTGCTGCAAGTCAGGGGATCAATTTTGAAGACGATGCCTTGCACATTATTGCTCAAAAGGCCGATGGCGCAATGCGTGATGCTTTATCAATTTTTGACCGTGTGGTTTCGTATTGCGGAACTAATTTAACACGTCAGGCGGTAACCGAAAACCTAAACGTTTTAGATTACGAGACGTACATTAGCATTACCGATTTACTTTTAGAAAATAAAATTCCGGATCTTTTACTGGCGTACAACGATATCCTTGCGAAAGGTTTCGACGGACATCATTTTATTGCCGGACTGGCATCGCATTTCAGAGATTTGCTGGTAAGTAAAACTCCTGCAACAATCGCTTTACTTGAAGTAGGCGAACAGGCGCAGCAAATGTATGGTGTTCAGGCGCAAAAATGTTCACAGGATTTTCTACTAAAAGGCATTGACATTGCTAACGACTGCGATTTAAAATACAAACTAAGTCAAAACCAACGCCTTTTGGTTGAACTGTGTTTGATGCAATTGGCCTCTATCAATTTTGATGGAGAAAAAAAAAAGTTGAGCAATTCATAA
- a CDS encoding DNA polymerase III: MLLQWNKYAQRLGDKGHKIMQSLLLINDPKLNGTVITFELPNEGAKLDFEGQIYGLLGHLKGHLHNHDITIEVQVNETIEIKRSLNDQDRYNRFVEINPNIELLRSTFGLDLPS, translated from the coding sequence ATGCTACTGCAGTGGAATAAATACGCACAACGTCTGGGTGATAAAGGTCATAAGATCATGCAGTCTTTATTACTGATCAATGATCCTAAATTAAACGGGACTGTAATTACTTTTGAACTTCCGAACGAAGGCGCTAAGCTGGATTTTGAAGGTCAGATATATGGACTTTTAGGACATCTAAAAGGTCATTTACACAATCATGATATTACCATTGAGGTTCAGGTTAACGAAACCATCGAAATTAAACGCAGTCTTAACGATCAGGACCGATACAATCGCTTCGTGGAAATCAATCCAAACATCGAACTTTTACGTTCAACATTTGGACTAGATTTACCTTCTTAA
- a CDS encoding NAD(P)H-dependent oxidoreductase, with product MKNILIINGHPNPSSFNFAIAESYLKGAIASKATVDTITIAKLDFNPNLQFGYQKRTELEPDLLASWEKIKKADHLVWIHPVWWGGLPAITKGFIDRLFLPGMAFQYRENSVWWDKLLKGKTAHIITTLDQPGWYYRLFYGRPSVNQLKKATLEFCGIKPVKVSYIGIIKTADEVQRKKWLQKVYNWGLHTK from the coding sequence ATGAAAAATATTCTTATCATCAACGGCCATCCAAACCCATCCAGTTTTAATTTTGCGATTGCAGAATCTTATCTCAAAGGAGCAATTGCTTCGAAAGCCACAGTGGATACAATTACAATTGCAAAGCTGGATTTCAATCCGAATTTGCAATTTGGCTATCAAAAACGTACCGAGTTAGAACCTGATCTTCTGGCGTCTTGGGAGAAGATTAAAAAGGCAGACCATTTGGTATGGATTCATCCGGTTTGGTGGGGTGGCTTGCCGGCAATTACTAAAGGGTTTATTGATCGTTTGTTTTTACCGGGGATGGCTTTTCAATATCGTGAAAATTCGGTTTGGTGGGACAAATTGTTAAAAGGGAAAACCGCTCATATTATCACCACTTTAGACCAGCCTGGCTGGTATTACAGATTGTTTTACGGAAGACCAAGTGTCAATCAGCTTAAAAAAGCTACGCTCGAATTCTGTGGTATCAAGCCGGTGAAAGTGAGTTATATCGGAATTATAAAAACTGCTGATGAAGTGCAAAGAAAAAAATGGCTTCAAAAAGTATACAACTGGGGATTGCATACTAAATAA
- a CDS encoding saccharopine dehydrogenase encodes MRKNILIIGGTGIVGKVILSILKGRKSDYKVFVGSRHAGKNGNTLVVDVNNPETFNTILEHNIELILMCTKDRDNEILQFAIQNGLDYLDITKPTPDLTAAYNFAQANKLKINSRIVFASGWMGGIVSSLVNQIEPDSAKIQETNLYIYYSIRDLAGKSSAHFLAENVCKPFVIYENDSSKNVKHFSDSQNFNFSFGIGKRQVYHLDVPDLFILNQIEKIPTVSVKMTYNSKVVTRLMGYLQSLKVFNIMSLKERQLLFGSSGKGDQAVFEVVIKTQYKTKRISLQSTKGQAELTAFSAVLHVEKLLSEKVADGIYFSHQIHSSEEIYEELTGYNTINVKIS; translated from the coding sequence ATGAGGAAAAATATTTTAATAATCGGTGGAACAGGAATAGTAGGTAAAGTTATTTTGAGCATACTCAAAGGAAGAAAATCCGACTATAAAGTCTTTGTCGGCAGTCGTCATGCCGGAAAAAATGGAAACACTTTAGTTGTCGATGTAAACAATCCCGAAACTTTTAATACGATATTGGAACATAACATCGAATTGATTCTCATGTGCACCAAAGATCGTGATAATGAAATCTTGCAATTTGCCATTCAAAACGGTTTGGACTATCTTGATATCACAAAACCAACTCCGGATTTAACCGCTGCATATAATTTTGCCCAAGCAAATAAACTTAAGATAAACAGTCGAATTGTTTTTGCGTCAGGCTGGATGGGTGGGATTGTAAGCAGTCTGGTGAATCAAATAGAACCGGATAGTGCTAAAATTCAGGAAACAAATCTTTATATTTATTACTCTATCAGGGATTTGGCAGGAAAAAGTTCTGCTCATTTTTTGGCTGAAAACGTCTGTAAGCCCTTCGTAATTTATGAGAATGACAGCTCTAAAAATGTCAAACATTTTTCAGACTCACAAAACTTTAATTTTTCATTTGGAATAGGAAAACGGCAAGTGTATCATTTGGATGTTCCGGATTTATTCATTTTAAATCAGATCGAAAAAATACCAACTGTTTCAGTAAAAATGACTTATAATTCAAAAGTAGTTACCCGTTTAATGGGGTATCTTCAATCGCTTAAGGTTTTTAATATTATGTCTTTAAAAGAAAGGCAGCTGTTGTTTGGCTCCAGTGGGAAAGGAGATCAGGCTGTTTTTGAAGTCGTGATTAAAACGCAGTATAAAACAAAACGCATCAGTTTGCAGAGTACAAAAGGTCAGGCAGAATTGACGGCTTTTTCGGCAGTTTTACATGTCGAAAAGCTATTGAGTGAAAAAGTGGCTGACGGAATCTATTTTAGCCATCAGATACACTCTTCTGAAGAAATTTATGAAGAATTAACGGGGTACAACACCATTAATGTCAAAATAAGCTAA
- a CDS encoding Crp/Fnr family transcriptional regulator translates to MKSVFQSIKNLPQEILDQMDELVTVRKLKKGDLLLREDQVCNEIVLIKKGILRSFFFNHQGNEITNCFAFENDFMGSFSSFITQKVAEENIQALTDTEIEVISKDGIEKLYQSSIYWQEVGRKIAEMEYVTLQKRMISFQKLSGTQRYEELYQNHKNYIQLIPLQYLASYLGVTPRHLSRIRKAIL, encoded by the coding sequence ATGAAATCAGTTTTTCAATCCATTAAGAATTTACCGCAGGAAATACTAGATCAGATGGATGAGTTAGTTACAGTCCGAAAACTTAAAAAAGGTGATCTTTTATTGAGAGAGGATCAGGTTTGTAACGAAATTGTACTGATTAAAAAAGGAATTTTAAGATCCTTCTTTTTCAACCATCAGGGCAATGAGATTACCAATTGTTTTGCTTTTGAGAACGATTTTATGGGATCGTTTTCAAGTTTTATCACGCAAAAAGTCGCCGAAGAAAATATTCAGGCACTTACCGATACTGAAATTGAAGTTATCAGTAAAGATGGGATAGAAAAACTCTATCAATCCAGTATTTATTGGCAGGAAGTTGGTCGAAAAATTGCAGAAATGGAGTATGTGACACTGCAAAAAAGAATGATTTCTTTTCAGAAACTTTCAGGAACTCAGCGGTATGAAGAACTTTATCAAAATCATAAAAACTACATTCAGCTGATTCCGCTTCAATATCTCGCCTCTTATCTGGGGGTTACTCCAAGACATTTAAGCCGAATCCGTAAAGCAATTTTATAG
- a CDS encoding TMEM175 family protein codes for MNKTRLEAFSDGVLAIIITIMILEIKVPAGSEFTDLKPLIPKFLSYVLSFIYVGIYWNNHHYLIHSLGKVNGKILWANLHLLFWLSLIPVATGWMGEHNFAKASMALYGTVLLLCSIAYFILQRIIILNEGANSTLAKAIGRDLKGHTSSVLYIFGIVFSFYNEWISGAAYFTVALLWLIPDKRIERIFASKN; via the coding sequence ATGAATAAAACCAGACTTGAGGCTTTTAGTGATGGTGTTTTGGCTATTATCATTACCATCATGATTTTAGAAATTAAAGTACCGGCAGGTTCTGAATTTACCGATTTAAAGCCGTTGATTCCTAAGTTTTTAAGTTATGTTCTGAGTTTTATTTATGTGGGTATTTACTGGAACAATCACCATTATTTAATTCATAGCCTGGGTAAGGTAAATGGAAAAATTCTTTGGGCCAACTTGCACTTGCTTTTTTGGCTTTCTTTAATTCCTGTTGCAACCGGATGGATGGGCGAACATAACTTTGCCAAAGCATCTATGGCTTTGTATGGAACTGTCTTGCTTTTGTGCTCCATTGCTTACTTTATTTTGCAACGCATTATAATTCTTAATGAAGGAGCAAATTCGACATTGGCAAAGGCGATAGGACGTGATTTAAAAGGACACACTTCTTCGGTTTTGTACATTTTTGGAATTGTATTTTCGTTTTACAACGAATGGATTTCAGGTGCGGCTTATTTTACTGTTGCTTTATTATGGCTCATTCCGGACAAAAGGATAGAGAGAATTTTTGCCTCTAAAAATTAA
- a CDS encoding Ppx/GppA phosphatase family protein: MINIRKFAAIDIGSNAMRLLISNVVEQDGKEPQFNKSSLVRVPIRLGQDAFTVGEISAENIDRMVDAMKAFNLLMKVHKVERYMAFATSAMREAYNAKEVVALIKKKADIKIEVIDGKKEAAIIASTDLHHLLKTDETYLFVDVGGGSTEFTLFSDGKMINSRSFKAGTVRLLNNMVHDVVWDEIEKWIKTNTEGYEEVTLIGSGGNINKLFKMSGKQQEKPLSYIYINSQYVFLNSLSYEQRIAELGLNSDRADVIIHATRIYLNAMKWSGARQIYVPKIGLSDGIVKAMYYGKI, from the coding sequence ATGATTAATATAAGGAAATTTGCAGCGATAGATATTGGATCGAATGCCATGAGGCTTCTGATATCGAATGTTGTAGAACAAGATGGAAAAGAACCCCAGTTTAACAAAAGTTCACTTGTTCGTGTGCCAATTCGTTTGGGACAAGATGCCTTTACCGTAGGAGAAATTTCAGCAGAAAATATAGACCGAATGGTGGATGCTATGAAAGCATTCAACCTTTTGATGAAAGTACATAAAGTAGAACGTTATATGGCGTTTGCAACTTCGGCAATGCGCGAGGCCTATAATGCAAAGGAAGTTGTGGCACTAATTAAGAAAAAAGCCGATATAAAAATAGAAGTTATTGACGGTAAAAAAGAAGCCGCAATTATTGCTTCGACCGATTTACATCATCTCCTAAAAACAGACGAGACTTATCTTTTTGTGGATGTTGGAGGCGGAAGTACCGAGTTTACTTTGTTTTCTGACGGGAAAATGATCAATTCAAGATCTTTCAAAGCCGGAACCGTTCGTTTGTTAAATAATATGGTACACGATGTCGTTTGGGATGAAATTGAAAAATGGATCAAAACCAATACGGAAGGTTATGAAGAAGTAACACTGATTGGTTCAGGTGGAAACATCAATAAATTGTTTAAAATGTCCGGGAAACAGCAGGAAAAACCACTTTCGTACATCTATATCAATTCACAGTATGTTTTTCTGAACTCCTTAAGTTATGAGCAACGAATCGCTGAATTGGGATTAAACTCAGATCGTGCCGACGTAATTATTCATGCTACCAGAATTTATCTGAATGCTATGAAATGGAGTGGTGCACGTCAGATTTATGTTCCTAAAATTGGACTTTCTGATGGAATTGTAAAAGCGATGTATTACGGTAAAATTTAA
- the ppk1 gene encoding polyphosphate kinase 1, with amino-acid sequence MYEQKYIDREKSWLAFNARVLQEAGDSSVPLLDRLRFVGIFSNNLDEFFRVRYAAIRRLSLSGISGEKYLGGVSAHQLIKDITEIVIQQQSESLRILGNIEAELEAENIFIINEDQITRDQESYLKDFFVQKLSPELVTIILNDLAEFPVLKDTLGYLAVRLEMNTNDEVRYAVIEIPKTINRFVVLPSEDDKQYVILIDDVIRYNLKNIFNIFDYKSVSAHMIKITRDAQLDIDSDLSKSMLEKIASSVKDRRIGEPVRFIYDNLIEEDTLRFFLDKMKIVETDSIIPGGRYHNRRDYMSFPNLGRYDLLYKPNEPLPIPGLSLEGSILEKISKKDYLLHAPYQSFSYLTKFLREAALDPKVTSIKITLYRLAKNSQIISSLINAAKNGKKVTVQIELQARFDEASNISYAEQMQTEGIDLIFGIKGLKVHSKICVIERVEEGKTRRYGFISTGNFNESTAKIYTDVTLFTCHQQILKDISKIFEFFDINYRVHRYKHLIVSPHYTRTKFIKLIDREILHALAGRKTHIKLKMNSLSDFKMIDKLYEASNAGVKIQLQVRGICSLIPGIPGMSENIEAISIVDNYLEHSRVYIFGNAGLTEVYISSADFMTRNLDGRVEVTCPIYDLQIKKELIDNFNIAWKGNVKVRYHSYKLDNKYKPRNHHAPFRAQLETYKYYQNKITVQEEVV; translated from the coding sequence GTGTACGAACAGAAATATATCGATAGAGAAAAAAGTTGGTTAGCGTTTAATGCAAGAGTACTTCAGGAAGCCGGAGATAGTTCAGTTCCACTTTTAGACAGGTTGCGTTTTGTTGGAATTTTTTCAAACAATTTAGATGAATTTTTTAGAGTTCGTTATGCTGCAATTCGAAGATTAAGCCTTTCAGGGATTTCCGGTGAAAAATATTTAGGAGGAGTTTCAGCACACCAATTAATTAAAGACATTACCGAAATTGTTATTCAGCAGCAATCTGAAAGTTTGCGCATTTTGGGAAATATCGAAGCAGAATTGGAAGCCGAAAATATCTTTATTATCAATGAAGATCAAATTACAAGAGATCAGGAGAGCTATCTGAAAGACTTTTTTGTTCAGAAGTTAAGCCCTGAATTGGTAACCATCATCTTAAATGATCTGGCAGAATTCCCTGTTCTTAAAGATACCTTGGGATATTTGGCAGTTCGTCTGGAAATGAATACCAATGATGAAGTTCGCTACGCTGTTATCGAAATTCCTAAAACGATAAACAGGTTTGTAGTGCTGCCGTCTGAAGATGATAAGCAATATGTGATACTGATTGATGATGTTATCCGTTACAATCTGAAAAACATATTCAATATTTTTGATTACAAAAGTGTTTCGGCACATATGATCAAAATTACGCGTGATGCTCAGTTGGATATCGACAGCGATTTGAGTAAAAGTATGCTCGAAAAAATTGCATCATCTGTAAAAGACAGAAGAATAGGAGAGCCCGTTCGTTTTATTTATGATAATTTGATCGAAGAAGATACATTGCGTTTCTTTTTGGATAAAATGAAAATCGTTGAAACCGATAGTATAATTCCGGGAGGGCGTTATCACAACAGACGTGATTATATGAGCTTTCCTAATTTAGGTCGATACGATTTACTGTATAAACCAAACGAACCTTTGCCAATTCCGGGGTTGAGTCTGGAGGGAAGTATTTTAGAAAAGATCAGTAAAAAAGATTATCTACTGCACGCCCCATACCAGTCATTTTCTTATCTGACGAAATTTTTGCGTGAAGCTGCCCTGGATCCAAAAGTTACCAGTATAAAAATCACTTTATACCGTTTGGCAAAAAACTCGCAGATTATCAGTTCCTTGATTAATGCTGCGAAAAATGGTAAAAAAGTAACGGTTCAGATCGAACTTCAGGCACGATTTGATGAGGCATCGAATATTTCCTATGCCGAGCAAATGCAAACAGAAGGGATTGATTTGATTTTTGGAATAAAAGGTCTAAAAGTGCACAGTAAAATTTGTGTGATCGAAAGAGTGGAGGAAGGAAAAACACGCCGTTACGGATTTATTTCAACCGGAAATTTTAACGAATCGACGGCTAAAATTTACACCGATGTAACCTTGTTTACCTGTCATCAGCAAATTCTGAAAGACATTTCTAAAATATTCGAGTTCTTTGATATCAATTACCGAGTGCACCGATACAAACATTTAATAGTATCCCCACATTATACCCGAACAAAATTTATCAAATTAATCGATCGTGAAATTCTGCATGCGCTGGCCGGCAGAAAAACACATATTAAATTAAAAATGAACAGTTTGTCTGATTTTAAAATGATCGATAAATTGTATGAGGCTAGTAATGCGGGAGTTAAAATTCAACTTCAGGTGAGAGGGATTTGTTCGCTAATTCCGGGAATTCCGGGAATGAGTGAAAATATTGAAGCGATAAGTATCGTTGATAACTATCTGGAACATTCAAGGGTTTATATTTTTGGAAATGCCGGATTGACCGAAGTATACATTTCATCAGCCGATTTCATGACCCGAAATCTTGACGGAAGAGTCGAAGTTACCTGCCCGATTTACGACCTTCAAATAAAGAAAGAACTAATAGATAATTTTAATATTGCGTGGAAAGGGAATGTCAAAGTGAGATATCATTCCTATAAACTGGATAATAAATACAAGCCTAGAAACCATCATGCCCCATTTAGAGCACAGTTAGAAACGTATAAGTACTATCAGAATAAAATAACAGTTCAGGAAGAAGTGGTGTAG
- a CDS encoding SixA phosphatase family protein produces MKNLILIRHAKSSWEAPLKDFDRPLMKKGILDAHDVSSTILEFLPKTYIMWSSTAARALETALIFAQNISYPLESIIFKDDLYTFDDRQLEKVIKSCDNSFESVILFGHNEAITNFVNKFGDVFIENVPTSGFVSLQFDAESWDSIHKGKTHKTIFPKDLK; encoded by the coding sequence ATGAAAAACTTAATTTTAATACGCCATGCAAAATCAAGTTGGGAAGCTCCGTTAAAAGATTTCGATAGACCTTTAATGAAAAAAGGCATTTTAGACGCACATGACGTATCGTCTACAATTTTAGAGTTTCTTCCTAAAACCTATATAATGTGGAGTAGTACTGCTGCAAGGGCCCTGGAAACAGCACTTATTTTTGCACAAAATATTTCATATCCTCTGGAAAGTATCATTTTTAAAGACGACCTTTATACCTTTGATGACAGACAACTCGAAAAAGTTATCAAATCATGTGATAATAGTTTTGAAAGCGTTATTCTTTTTGGACATAACGAGGCTATTACAAATTTTGTTAATAAATTTGGGGATGTTTTTATTGAAAATGTACCTACGTCAGGCTTTGTATCACTACAGTTTGATGCCGAAAGCTGGGACAGCATTCATAAAGGTAAAACTCATAAAACAATTTTCCCCAAAGATTTAAAATAG